One genomic window of Conger conger chromosome 7, fConCon1.1, whole genome shotgun sequence includes the following:
- the LOC133133398 gene encoding olfactory receptor 1F1-like, translated as MSPLNSIFFRNGTVVHPDYFFISGFAGIPYITYYYVFTCFVYAVTVLGNTFVMFMIYTDHCLHSPKYIAVFNLALCDLCGSTACIPQFIDTLLFKSQLISFEACLTNLYFVFFFIALQSFTLTVLSYDRCVAICFPLRYNEIVTSKLVLVIIAILWIFAGMAIFIGVIFINTLSFCKSNVIHSYFCDHGPTFRLACNDNTPSMVINWSHPLVILWFPVLFITGTYICIGRALMRIAAASERLKAMKTCTSHLILVSVFYLPICITEAMGPSMHHNTRIINMSLTTILPPVLNPIIYTLKTEEFRESIKKLYRRKKIHVTVRNK; from the coding sequence ATGAGCCCCCTGAATTCAATTTTCTTTAGAAACGGCACTGTCGTACATCCTGACTATTTTTTCATAAGTGGTTTTGCCGGTATTCCCTACATAACATACTACTATGTCTTCACATGCTTTGTGTACGCTGTGACTGTACTGGGAAACActtttgtcatgtttatgatttacactgaccactgtcttcacagtccaaaatacatagcagtttttaatttggctcTGTGTGACTTGTGTGGAAGTACAGCATGCATTCCTCAGTTTATTGACACCTTACTGTTTAAATCACAGTTAATCTCTTTTGAGGCCTGCTTGACTAAtctgtattttgttttcttttttattgctcTACAATCTTTCACTCTCACCGTCCTGTCCTATGACAGATGCGTTGCTATCTGCTTTCCACTGAGATACAATGAGATTGTGACTAGTAAACTAGTATTGGTCATCATAGCCATATTATGGATTTTTGCAGGAATGGCCATTTTCATAGGTGTGATTTTTATCAACAcactgtctttctgcaaatccaATGTGATACACAGTTATTTCTGTGATCATGGACCCACATTTCGTTTGGCATGCAATGATAACACTCCAAGTATGGTGATTAATTGGTCACATCCTCTTGTGATTCTCTGGTTTCCAGTACTTTTTATCACAGGTACATACATTTGTATAGGCAGAGCATTAATGAGAATTGCGGCAGCCTCAGAGCGCCTCAAAGCCATGAAAACCTGCACCTCTCATTTAATCTTGGTGAGCGTGTTTTATCTTCCTATCTGTATCACTGAAGCAATGGGCCCCTCCATGCACCACAACACCAGAATTATTAACATGTCTCTGACGACCATCTTGCCACCTGTGCTGAATCCAATCATTTACACACTGAAGACAGAAGAATTCAGAGAATCCATTAAAAAGCTGTACAGAAGAAAGAAGATACACGTCActgtaagaaataaataa
- the LOC133133399 gene encoding olfactory receptor 1F1-like has product MSLLNSTSFRDAPIVHPDFFYIDGFAGIPHIEYYYIFTCFVYVLTLLGNIFVMFMIYTDQCLHSPKYIAVFNLALCDLCGSTAFIPPLIDTFLFKSHLISFEACLTNMYFVFLFISLQSFTLAVLSYDRCVAICFPLRYNEIVTNKSILVITAVLWIFAGMAILITAIFISKLSFCRSNVINSYFCDHGPIYRLACNDNTPSSVINWTHPIMILWVPLLFIIGTYICIGRALLKIAASERLKAMKTCTSHLILVSIFYLPISITEAMGTALHQNTRIINLSLATALPPVLNPIIYTLKTEEFRESIKKLYRRYKIHLTVSNT; this is encoded by the coding sequence ATGAGTCTCCTGAACTCAACCTCCTTCAGAGACGCCCCTATTGTGCATCCTGactttttttacattgatgGTTTTGCCGGTATTCCCCACATAGAATACTACTATATCTTCACATGCTTTGTATATGTTCTGACTCTACTGGGAAACATTTTCGTCATGTTCATGATTTACACTGACCAATGTCTTCACAGTCCAAAATACATTGCTGTTTTTAATTTGGCTCTGTGCGATTTGTGTGGAAGCACTGCATTCATTCCTCCGTTGATTGACACCTTCctgtttaaatcacatttaatctcCTTCGAGGCCTGCTTGACtaatatgtattttgtttttttgtttatctcTCTACAATCTTTCACTCTCGCTGTTTTGTCCTACGATAGATGTGTTGCTATCTGCTTTCCACTGAGATACAATGAGATTGTGACTAATAAATCAATATTGGTGATCACAGCCGTATTATGGATTTTTGCAGGGATGGCTATTCTCATTACTGCGATTTTTATCAGCAAACTGTCCTTCTGCAGATCCAATGTGATAAACAGTTATTTCTGTGATCACGGACCCATATACCGTTTGGCCTGCAATGACAACACTCCAAGTTCCGTGATTAATTGGACACATCCTATTATGATTCTCTGGGTTCCATTACTTTTTATCATCGGCACATACATTTGTATAGGCAGGGCATTGTTAAAAATCGCAGCCTCAGAGCGCCTCAAAGCCATGAAAACCTGCACCTCCCATTTGATCTTGGTGAGCATATTTTATCTTCCTATAAGTATCACCGAAGCAATGGGCACCGCTTTGCATCAGAACACCAGGATTATTAACTTGTCTCTGGCGACCGCCTTGCCCCCTGTGCTGAATCCAATAatttatacactgaagacagaaGAATTCAGAGAATCCATTAAAAAGCTGTACAGAAGATACAAGATACACCTCACTGTAAgcaatacatga
- the LOC133133400 gene encoding olfactory receptor 1F1-like translates to MSPLNSTILTNGAIVHPDFFYISGFAGIPHTKYYYIFLCFVYIVTVLGNTFIMFMIYTDHCLHSPKYIAVFNLALCDLCGSTALIPQMIDTFLFKSHLISFEACLTNILFVFWIISMQSLTLTILSYDRFIAICFPLRYNEIVTIKSILVITAILWIFSGMATLIAVIFINRLSFCKSTEIDSYFCDHGPIWRLACNDNTPSSVIHWTHPIMILWFPVLFISGTYICIARALLKIAEASERLKAMKTCTSHLILVSVFYLPICFTYALGSTIHQNTRIINMSMSTVLPPMLNPIIYSLKTEEFTESIKKLYRRNRIHITGRKKINK, encoded by the coding sequence ATGAGCCCCCTGAATTCAACCATCCTTACAAACGGTGCTATTGTGCATCCTGACTTCTTTTACATTAGTGGTTTTGCTGGTATTCCCCACACAAAATACTACTATATCTTCTTATGCTTTGTCTACATTGTGACTGTACTGGGAAACACCTTCATCATGTTTATGATTTACACTGATCACTGTCTCCACAGTCCAAAATATattgcagtttttaatttggctcTGTGCGACTTGTGTGGAAGCACGGCACTCATTCCTCAGATGATTGACACCTTCctgtttaaatcacatttaatctcCTTTGAGGCCTGCTTGACTAATATTCTTTTTGTCTTTTGGATTATCTCTATGCAATCTCTTACTCTCACTATCCTGTCCTATGATAGATTTATTGCTATATGCTTTCCACTGAGATACAATGAGATTGTgacaattaaatcaatattgGTGATCACAGCCATATTATGGATTTTTTCAGGAATGGCCACTCTCATAGCTGTGATTTTTATCAACAGACTGTCATTCTGCAAATCCACGGAGATAGACAGCTATTTCTGTGATCATGGACCCATTTGGCGTTTGGCATGCAATGACAACACACCAAGTTCTGTGATTCATTGGACACACCCTATTATGATTCTCTGGTTTCCAGTACTTTTTATTTCTGGCACATACATTTGTATAGCCAGAGCATTATTAAAAATTGCAGAAGCCTCAGAGCGCCTCAAAGCTATGAAAACCTGCACCTCTCATTTGATcttggtgagtgtgttttacctTCCGATTTGTTTCACATATGCACTGGGCTCCACCATTCACCAGAACACCAGGATCATTAATATGTCAATGTCAACTGTCTTGCCACCTATGCTGAATCCAATTATTTACTCACTGAAGACAGAAGAATTCACAGAATCCATTAAGAAGCTGTACAGAAGAAACCGGATACACATCACtggaaggaaaaaaattaataaatga
- the LOC133133401 gene encoding olfactory receptor 52E4-like: MSPLNSNGFINTTIVHPDFFFISGLIGIPHTNYYYIFLGFVYAVTVLGNTFVMFIIYTDHCLHSPKYTVILNLAVSDLCVSTAVIPLLIDTLLFKSHLISFRACLTDMFFVYLFYAMQSLTLTLLSYDRCAAICFPLRYNEIVTNKSMLLILTVIWMLAGSAAVVAATLLSRLSFCKSTVIDSYFCDHEPTYRLACNDNSPSVVIRWTYPVLSLWFPLVFITGTYVCIARALLKIAAVSERLKAMKTCTSHLILVSVFYLPLCFSFALGPSIHQNARIINVSLATVLPPALNPIIYTLKTEEFTESIRKLYRRKKMRTIVRKK; this comes from the coding sequence ATGAGCCCCCTGAATTCAAATGGCTTCATAAACACTACAATTGTGCATCCTGACTTCTTTTTCATAAGTGGCCTCATTGGTATTCCTCACACAAACTATTACTATATCTTCTTGGGCTTTGTTTATGCAGTGACTGTACTCGGAAACACTTTTGTCATGTTCATAATATACACTGACCACTGCCTTCACAGTCCAAAATACACTGTCATTTTAAATTTGGCTGTTTCTGACTTGTGTGTAAGCACTGCAGTCATTCCTCTGTTGATTGACACCTTGCtctttaaatcacatttaatttccTTCAGGGCCTGCTTGActgatatgttttttgtttatctctTTTACGCGATGCAGTCTCTTACTCTCACACTTCTGTCCTATGACAGATGTGCTGCTATATGCTTTCCCTTAAGATACAATGAGATTGTGACTAATAAATCAATGTTGTTGATTTTAACTGTAATATGGATGCTTGCAGGAAGTGCCGCTGTTGTAGCTGCAACTCTCCTCAGCAGACTGTCCTTCTGCAAGTCCACTGTGATAGATAGTTATTTCTGTGATCATGAACCCACATACCGGTTGGCGTGCAATGATAACAGTCCAAGTGTTGTGATTCGTTGGACATATCCTGTTTTAAGTCTCTGGTTTCCACTAGTTTTTATCACAGGCACGTACGTTTGTATAGCCAGAGCATTGTTAAAGATTGCAGCAGTTTCAGAGCGCCTCAAAGCCATGAAAACCTGCACCTCTCATTTGATcttggtgagtgtgttttacctTCCTTTGTGCTTCTCCTTTGCACTGGGCCCATCCATTCACCAGAACGCCAGGATTATTAATGTGTCACTGGCGACTGTCTTGCCACCTGCGCTGAATCCGATCATCTATACACTCAAGACAGAGGAATTCACAGAATCCATTAGAAAGCTGTACAGGAGAAAGAAGATGCGCACCATtgtcaggaaaaaataa
- the LOC133132117 gene encoding olfactory receptor 52E4-like, producing MSPVNSAFFINGTVTSILRPDFFYVNGFAGIPNAKYYYIFFCFVYALTLVGNTFVMFVIYTDQCLHSPKYVAVFNLALSDICGSTAVIPQMIDTFLFKSHLIPFEACLTNMFFVFWFLHMQSFTITLLSYDRFVAICLPLRYNEIVTNKSMLVITAILWMLAGAVILIAVGFLTTLSFCDSNVIESYFCDHGPVVRLACNDNTPSIMMNWTCPVLILWFPVLFIMGTYICITRALFKIAASERLKAMKTCTSHLILVSVFYLPLCFSFALATIIHQNARILNMLLANALPPMLNPIIYSLKTEEFRESIKKLYRRKKMHITASNK from the coding sequence ATGAGCCCCGTGAATTCAGCCTTCTTTATAAATGGCACTGTTACTAGTATTCTGCGTCCTGACTTCTTTTATGTTAATGGTTTTGCCGGCATTCCCAACGCAAAATACTATTATATCTTCTTCTGCTTTGTTTATGCTCTGACTCTAGTGGGAAACACTTTTGTCATGTTTGTGATTTACACTGACCAGTGTCTCCACAGTCCAAAATACGttgcagtttttaatttggctcTGTCTGATATATGTGGAAGCACGGCTGTCATCCCACAGATGATTGACACCTTCctgtttaaatcacatttaattcCCTTTGAGGCCTGCTTGactaatatgttttttgttttttggtttctcCATATGCAGTCTTTCACAATAACTCTTCTGTCCTATGATAGATTTGTTGCTATATGCTTGCCACTGAGATACAATGAGATTGTgacaaataaatcaatgttgGTGATCACAGCCATATTGTGGATGCTTGCAGGAGCGGTCATTCTCATTGCTGTGGGTTTTCTCACCACACTGTCATTCTGCGACTCCAATGTGATAGAAAGCTATTTCTGTGATCATGGACCCGTTGTACGTTTGGCGTGCAATGACAACACTCCAAGTATTATGATGAATTGGACATGTCCTGTTCTGATTCTCTGGTTTCCAGTACTTTTTATCATGggcacatacatttgcataacCAGAGCGTTATTCAAAATTGCAGCCTCAGAGCGCCTCAAAGCCATGAAAACCTGCACCTCTCATTTGATCTTGGTGAGCGTGTTTTATCTTCCTTTATGCTTCTCCTTTGCACTGGCCACTATCATCCACCAGAATGCCAGGATCCTTAACATGTTATTGGCAAATGCCTTGCCGCCTATGCTGAATCCAATCATCTACTCACTGAAGACAGAAGAATTCAGAGAATCCATTAAAAAACTGTACAGAAGAAAGAAGATGCACATCACTGCcagtaataaatga
- the LOC133133402 gene encoding olfactory receptor 52E4-like: MSPVNSAFFINGTVTNILRPDFFYVNGFAGIPHAKYYYIFLCFVYVVTLVGNTFVMFVIYTDQCLHSPKYVAVFNLALSDICGSTAVVPQMIDTFLFKSHLISFEACLTNMFFVFWFLHMQSFTITLLSYDRFVAICLPLRYNEIVTNKSMLVISAILWTFAGAAILLAVGFLTTLSFCDSNVIESYFCDHGPVARLACNDNTISTIINLINPVYILWFPVCFITGTYICITRALLKIAASERLKAMKTCTSHLILVSVFYLPLCFSFAMASVIHQNARIINISLSTVLPPMLNPIIYSLKTEEFRESIKKLYRRNKIHFTVRNK, encoded by the coding sequence ATGAGCCCTGTGAATTCAGCCTTCTTTATAAATGGCACTGTTACTAATATTCTGCGTCCTGACTTCTTTTATGTTAATGGTTTTGCCGGTATTCCCCATGCAAAATACTATTATATCTTCTTGTGCTTTGTTTATGTTGTGACTCTAGTGGGAAACACTTTTGTCATGTTTGTGATTTACACTGACCAGTGTCTCCACAGTCCAAAATACGttgcagtttttaatttggctcTGTCTGATATATGTGGAAGCACGGCTGTCGTCCCACAGATGATTGACACCTTCctgtttaaatcacatttaatctcCTTTGAGGCCTGCTTGACTaatatgttctttgttttttggtttctcCATATGCAGTCTTTCACTATAACTCTTCTGTCCTATGATAGATTTGTTGCTATATGCTTGCCACTGAGATACAATGAGATTGTgacaaataaatcaatgttgGTGATCTCAGCCATATTGTGGACATTTGCAGGTGCGGCCATTCTCCTTGCTGTGGGTTTTCTCACCACACTGTCATTCTGCGACTCCAATGTGATAGAAAGCTATTTCTGTGATCATGGACCCGTTGCACGTTTGGCGTGCAATGATAACACAATAAGTactataattaatttaataaatccTGTTTATATTCTCTGGTTTCCTGTATGTTTTATCACAGGCACATACATTTGTATAACCAGAGCGTTATTAAAAATCGCAGCCTCAGAGCGCCTCAAAGCCATGAAAACCTGCACCTCTCATTTGATCTTGGTGAGCGTGTTTTATCTTCCTTTATGCTTCTCCTTTGCAATGGCCTCTGTCATTCACCAGAACGCCAGGATTATTAACATTTCTCTGTCGACTGTCTTGCCGCCTATGCTGAATCCAATCATCTACTCACTGAAGACAGAAGAATTCAGAGAATCCATTAAAAAGCTGTACAGAAGAAACAAGATACACTTCACTGTaaggaataaatga
- the LOC133133404 gene encoding olfactory receptor 1E16-like — MSPLNSVFFINVTMSSIVHPDYFFISGFAGIPHTKYYYGFLCFVYAVTVVGNIFVMFMIYSDRCLHSPKYIAVFNLALSDLCGSTALVPQVIDTFLFKAHLISFQACLTNMFFVFWFLHLQSFTLTLLSYDRCVAICFPLRYNEIVTKKSMLVITAVLWIIGALAILLALSFITKLSFCKSTVINSYFCDHGPLHRLACNDNTPSIMMNWTCPVVILWLPVLFIMGTYICIARALLKIAAASERFKAMQTCTSHLILVSVFYFPLCFTFLLGSSIHQNARILNMLLANALPPMLNPIIYSLKTEEFRESIKKLYRRKKMHITIRKK, encoded by the coding sequence ATGAGTCCCCTGAATTCAGTCTTTTTTATAAACGTCACTATGTCCAGTATTGTGCATCCTGACTACTTTTTCATAAGTGGTTTTGCCGGTATTCCCCATACAAAATACTATTATGGGTTCTTATGCTTTGTCTACGCTGTGACTGTAGTGGGaaacatttttgtcatgtttatgattTACTCTGACCGCTGTCTTCACAGTCCAAAATACattgcagtttttaatttggctcTGTCTGACTTGTGTGGAAGCACTGCTCTCGTTCCTCAGGTGATTGACACATTCCTatttaaagcacatttaatCTCCTTCCAGGCCTGCTtgacaaatatgttttttgttttttggtttctcCATCTGCAGTCTTTCACTCTAACACTTTTGTCCTATGATCGATGTGTTGCTATATGCTTTCCACTGAGATACAATGAGATTGTGACTAAGAAATCAATGTTGGTGATCACAGCCGTATTATGGATCATTGGAGCACTGGCCATTCTACTTGCTCTGAGTTTTATCACCAAACTGTCATTCTGCAAATCCACTGTGATAAACAGTTATTTCTGTGATCATGGACCTTTACATCGTTTGGCATGCAATGACAACACTCCAAGTATTATGATGAATTGGACATGTCCTGTTGTGATTCTCTGGCTTCCTGTACTTTTTATCATGggcacatacatttgcatagcCAGAGCATTATTAAAAATTGCGGCAGCCTCAGAGCGTTTCAAAGCCATGCAAACCTGCACCTCTCATTTGATCTTGGTGAGcgtgttttattttcctttatgcTTCACCTTTTTACTGGGCTCCTCCATCCACCAGAACGCCAGGATCCTTAACATGTTATTGGCAAATGCCTTGCCGCCTATGCTGAATCCAATCATTTACTCACTGAAGACAGAAGAATTCAGAGAATCCATTAAAAAGCTGTACAGAAGAAAGAAGATGCACATCACTATCAggaagaaatga